A window from Dioscorea cayenensis subsp. rotundata cultivar TDr96_F1 unplaced genomic scaffold, TDr96_F1_v2_PseudoChromosome.rev07_lg8_w22 25.fasta BLBR01000755.1, whole genome shotgun sequence encodes these proteins:
- the LOC120254941 gene encoding probable carboxylesterase 17: protein MITDKMVIDEVPGWLRLFDDGSVDRTWTGPPQALFQMSSIPPSPTPNSDNVTVHDLPGDPNLRFYLPASDHLSPGTLFPILLHFHGGGFCITHNTWYIYHQFYSRLAGAIPAAIFSVELSLAPEHRLPAQIHDSFSALVRLRSISENQNSDPLFSSLDFSRVFLIGDSSGGNLVHEVAALAGNETDEFWSPVKLAGAIPIHPGFVRATRSKSELEMEQNPVITLDMLDKFMALALPEGATKDHPYSCPMGTAAPAMEELRLPPFMVCVADKDLVRDTNYEYCEAMKKAGKKVEVLVSEGMSHSFYLNKMAVDSDPVIAQRTKELIDAIKDFVSRH from the coding sequence ATGATCACTGATAAGATGGTCATCGATGAAGTCCCCGGCTGGCTCCGCCTTTTCGACGACGGCTCCGTCGACCGTACTTGGACCGGCCCTCCTCAAGCTCTCTTCCAGATGTCCTCCATCCCTCCTTCACCCACTCCAAACTCCGACAACGTCACCGTTCATGATCTCCCCGGAGATCCCAACCTCCGGTTTTACCTCCCCGCCAGCGATCACCTCAGCCCTGGCACTCTCTTCCCAATCCTCCTCCATTTCCACGGCGGCGGTTTTTGCATAACTCACAACACTTGGTACATATACCACCAATTCTACTCTCGCCTCGCCGGAGCAATCCCTGCAGCCATTTTCTCCGTCGAGCTCTCTCTGGCACCAGAACATCGGCTACCCGCCCAGATCCATGACTCTTTTTCCGCGCTTGTTCGTCTCCGATCGATATCAGAAAACCAAAACTCTGACCCTCTCTTCTCATCACTGGACTTCTCACGTGTCTTCCTCATCGGAGACAGCTCCGGTGGAAACCTTGTCCATGAGGTGGCAGCTCTCGCCGGCAATGAAACAGATGAGTTCTGGTCTCCGGTGAAGCTCGCCGGAGCTATACCAATCCACCCAGGGTTTGTCAGAGCAACACGGAGCAAGTCTGAGCTAGAAATGGAGCAGAATCCAGTGATAACTCTGGACATGCTTGATAAGTTCATGGCATTAGCGTTGCCGGAGGGGGCAACCAAGGACCACCCTTACTCGTGTCCGATGGGGACGGCGGCGCCGGCGATGGAGGAGTTGAGATTGCCTCCGTTCATGGTGTGCGTTGCTGATAAGGATTTGGTCAGGGACACGAATTATGAGTACTGTGAAGCCATGAAGAAGGCCGGGAAGAAGGTGGAGGTGCTGGTCAGTGAAGGTATGAGCCATTCGTTTTACTTGAATAAGATGGCTGTCGATTCTGACCCTGTTATTGCTCAGCGTACTAAAGAGCTCATTGATGCTATTAAGGATTTCGTTAGCCGTCATTGA